Proteins encoded together in one Apus apus isolate bApuApu2 chromosome Z, bApuApu2.pri.cur, whole genome shotgun sequence window:
- the ESM1 gene encoding endothelial cell-specific molecule 1 has product MEHLPLQDMKGFLFLSLLLMPVHAGTAWSAKYAVDCPEPCDSHACKSTLRCKRTVLDDCGCCRVCAAALGETCYRTVSGMDGVKCGPGLKCQFYTEEDDFGDEFGICKECPYGTYGMECRKSCNCPSGICDRVTGKCLKFPFFQLSASKPPNRWKIVSHTENDMASGDGNSVKEEFVKEKTVLSPVMKWLNPR; this is encoded by the exons ATGGAGCATTTACCCCTGCAAGACATGAAGGGCTTCTTGTTTCTCTCACTCCTCCTGATGCCCGTGCACGCTGGAACTGCTTGGAGTGCGAAGTACGCAGTAGATTGTCCCGAGCCTTGTGACAGTCACGCGTGCAAAAGCACCTTGCGCTGTAAGCGAACAGTGCTGGATGACTGTGGCTGTTGCAGAGTgtgtgcagctgctctgggggagACTTGCTATCGTACAGTCTCGGGTATGGATGGTGTCAAGTGTGGTCCTGGGCTGAAGTGCCAGTTCTACACTGAGGAGGATGACTTTGGTGATGAATTTGGTATCTGCAAAG agtgtcCCTATGGTACCTATGGAATGGAatgcaggaaaagctgcaacTGTCCCTCTGGCATCTGTGACAGAGTAACTGGGAAGTGTTTGAAGTTCCCGTTTTTTCAACTATCTGCTTCAAAGCCTCCAAATCGATGGAAAATAGTTTCGCACACAG AGAATGACATGGCATCAGGGGATGGCAATTCCGTAAAAGAGGAATTTGTTAAGGAGAAAACTGTTCTCTCTCCAGTAATGAAATGGCTAAATCCTCGCTGA
- the LOC127395674 gene encoding granzyme A-like, giving the protein MGAFFTLSTSAAAILLLIHGGLCVDIIGGNEVAPHSRPFMALIEGGKRKTLCGGALIKENWVLTAAHCDVNGGKVILGAHSQKKRESEKQVFKITKQIRYPCYCSNSKEHDLMLLQLQKRAKINKAVQLIPLPASEDDPKPGTTCTVAGWGQTNNRERKSSDTLREVNITVISRQICNDNNHYKNNPVITHNMICAGAKNGGKDSCSGDSGGPLRCNNVMRGITSFGKANKCGTVDGPGVYTRLTKQHLQWIRKTIGGA; this is encoded by the exons ATGGGAGCTTTCTTCACTTTgtccacctctgctgctgccattcTTCTCTTAATTCATGGAG GTTTGTGTGTGGATATCATTGGAGGAAATGAAGTAGCACCTCACTCAAGGCCATTTATGGCCCTAATCGAGGGAGGTAAACGAAAAACTCTTTGTGGAGGAGCATTGATCAAGGAAAACTGGGTCCTAACAGCAGCCCACTGTGATGT GAATGGAGGCAAAGTTATTCTTGGAGctcattcacagaaaaaaagagaaagtgaaaaacaggtttttaagATCACCAAACAAATTCGCTACCCTTGCTACTGTTCCAATTCTAAGGAACATGACCTTATGCTGCTGCAG cttcagaaaagagcaaaaattaataaagctgTTCAACTCATTCCGCTGCCTGCTTCAGAGGATGATCCCAAACCAGGAACAACTTGCACCGTAGCAGGATGGGGACAAACTAATAATCGTGAGAGAAAGTCCTCTGATACCCTGAGAGAGGTCAACATCACTGTCATTAGTAGGCAAATTTGCAATGACAACAACCACTATAAAAACAACCCTGTTATAACACACAACATGATATGTGCAGGGGCTAAGAATGGAGGAAAGGACTCATGTTCT GGGGATTCTGGTGGACCTTTAAGATGCAATAATGTGATGAGGGGCATCACTTCTTTTGGGAAGGCAAATAAGTGTGGTACTGTTGATGGCCCTGGAGTCTACACTCGACTCACAAAGCAACACCTCCAGTGGATACGGAAAACCATAGGGGGAGCCTAA